The Manihot esculenta cultivar AM560-2 chromosome 8, M.esculenta_v8, whole genome shotgun sequence genomic interval CCACCTCTTTCTCGCTAAGCGCGCGTGGGTATTGCAGTCTCCTCCAAGGAGAGAAATTTCCTTGTAGGTTCATTTAATCTTCACCCCTTTTACAACGCTGTGTACTCTCCACTCTCTCTATTATCTTCCTATGATAAAAGGTCTCTAATATCCTCCTACACTATCGCTAACTAATTTAGTAGAGAGTATCGTAGACTCGCCGAAAATGGAATCCTGTTGGCCGGAAAACTTGCCGTCAGATAGGAGAAAAGCGATCGATGAGCTGGTTAAAGGTCGCGAATTTGCTAACCAGCTTAAAGCTTTCCTTTGCGATTCCGCTGGAGATGATGGATCTATGACTGCTGAGGATCTTgtagtgaagatcttgaatacTTTCACCAGTAGTCTTTCTATATTGAATAGAGTTGAGACTGATGCGGTCTCACAATTTCCGGCGAGTACTCAAGTAGGTTCGCCTTTTTGGGACGGCCGGAAGTCTGAAGATTCCGAGGAGAGTAGTAAAAGTACTTCCACAAGGAAGGATCGGAGGGGATGCTACAAGAGGaggtaataatattaatattattcattATAATTTTCATACAAATAATAGATTTGAGCAATCCTAATAAACTGAATTTCATCTAAACaaagataattaattttttaaaaaaacttatataCTATTACGattattatatatgaaaaataattaattatttgaattaatagtattttttatattattaattgtaacaaaaaattaattttaaaataatttttttagtacaATATTACATCTATTAGTATTTAttaatactatttttaattattattttgctattttctatataatattatataatctcATCTCTTACcatctaaaattaataataaataccatatttaataaattttaactagtattccatttttttagaaaaataaatttagtctattttcattaaatttaatgaataaaGATGTATTGCTTATTGGAAAAATACTTTTACTCAGGAAAAGATAATCTTATTTAGTACAAGTATAATAagcttatatttaattattaattatgatgaaaataaatttagttaatGATTACAATAACAAAGAATCTattctaaattattttagaCAATTGGGTTACGAAACCAAATtgcatttatatataattaacaatttaaatgaaaattttgcaACTTGCAGAAGGACTTCCCAATCATGGGTAAGAGAGAGTTCTGTTCTAGTGGATGACGGCCATGCATGGAGAAAATATGGACAGAAAGTGATCCTAAATGCTAAACATCCAAGGTATCATCAATCATTTCAATTATTCACATATATATTCTATTTATtcacttaattattattattttaatttcttttatctgtttGGGTTGGCAGGAACTATTTCAGGTGCACTCACAAATTCGACCAGGGTTGCCAAGCAACGAAGCAAGTTCAAAGAATTGAAGATGAACCTCCGATGTATCGAACCACATACTACGGCCACCACACTTGCAAGAACTTGGTCAAGCCTTGTCACCTTTTCTTGGACGCTTCTGATGATGCAGATGCTACTGAATCTTCCATGCTATTAAGCTTTAACAGCAGTGCCAATGGCAATGGCCACCTGCATCATGACCACCCCACAAACAAACAAGATACCCCAATTTTCTCATCCTTCCGATCAATAAAACAGGAGTACAACAACGAATTGCCACGTAATGATGATCATCATCTGACCCACAAGCAATCATCTTCCTCTGATTATCTTGTCACGCTTGAAGATACATTTGATCCTGCGGATGTGATTTCTGGGGTTAACTCGTCTTGCTCCACTAGCACTACTACTGCCCATCATAGTTCGGACATTGATATGATTGGGACATCTGTTCATAATCTCTTTGATGATGGTTTGGAATGTTACTTTGATTATCAGTAGAAAATTAAATGTAATTTCCATGTAAAAATTAGTTTTAGTTATCAGGTAATTACTTTTGCGTGCTTAATTATTGTAAACTATACATAAGCTCCTTTAATTAAGTGTGACGCAGAACCTTGTTCTTGtgcaatatttaattaaataagtagCTGCTTTATCACCTTTTtggattctttaatttttacgtGAAATAACTCTTAATTTCATCTTTAATTTcttgtaaaaaatattaaatttatatattgaatTTTTCAAGAGACAGATGAAATGTATGATAAGGTATTTGTCAAATCGTTTTTcgtaaataatttttcttctgTTAAGATAAATACTCTCGATATTTTTAAGAATGtagaatatttaatattatatataacatcaaattaaataattatttaaaagggtgactttttattaaaaatgataaaaaaaaaacaaaagataatcaTTATCTATACTATAATACTCCATGATAATTCAAagggaaaaattattttgtcaAACATTTAATTCTCCATTCATTTGTCTACAATATGAAAAATTGAATCCACCAATTgggaattaattaattaattatttagaagCTTCAAAGTAAGAGAGAGAGTAGTTGAAATTAGTTTCttagaatataaataatatgaGGCCACAAGAAAATTGGTGGAAGTGACATCGTTTTAATTTGCAGAAAATTCAAGccaatttaattaatgaaaattaatcGATCCACATATGAAGGTGACGCCCCACGGTATCAACCCTCCATTGCGTTATTCTTCTCTTGCTCCCAATATGTTTcactctttttgtttttttttttttcttctaaattttaattaattgatctcaaaatttaccaataaataataaaaaactggCATATCAtcgtttattatttttaataaaataattaactatgGGATTACCAAATAATTTTGAAGGATAATACAACCAACAACTTGGactatatttttctatttttatttataacaaaTATTAAGGTCATTCATAAAATATGATGCAATGAAATTAAGTTTGAATTAAAgtctaataaattaattaattagcaaAAAGAATTGAAGATGGGAAGGCAAAGCGTGGAAGAGTCGAGATGGAGAGAGGGAGAGCACATGGTGGAAAAAGGATATTAAAAAAGCAGATGGAAAGAGAAACGACAAGCTTTCACCATCAAAACGTCAATCATcttttcaaatttgaaaattttaattaattttgatatatagtGTGAACGTGAGGAAAGGGAGAATGACTATGTTAATATCCCAATTTCTCAAATCCTCGCCGAGATGAGACCGATTTGTGGGTCTCACGTCTCTCTCCTTTGCTTTCAGCCGATGACAGACAGATTTAGATAAGTCCCACCGTTCCAAGTTGTGTTTGAATTCATTTTAGTATTGTTTATTTAGAGATgagaatattaatattaattcgtgtttatataattttgattttaaaattttaatattaaatcaaatttgaggatgaaatggaaaaaagaaaaagtaaattaCTATGATTGTTGTGGAAGGGGGAAGAGTTAGGTAGTGGTGGTGATTTGGAAGCTGAAAATATTTCTGAAAAGCAAAATGAAAAGGAGAAGGTTAACAGCTCACAGCTGTGAATTCTGAAAAGGAGAATATAAAAAGTTTCCAATATAAACAAGACAAGAGGCAACAGCCCTACCACACAAACCCAGGATTTCTTCATTGTAAATCATCTTtgtcttctttttctttgatttttcagAGTGCACCTGGTCATGGTGGTGTTTTCACCGAGACCCCTGTATTGTGACCCTGTTGTTGTGGGTCTCTTTCTAAGTGTATTTCACATTAATGTTCAACaaaattgatatatatataataaattagttgaaTATCTGCCCTAACTACATTTGGCCCATGGGCTCCATAGAATCAGAAAATCGAACCATTAACAGTTTAAAATACCCAAAACTTTTAATCCAGTTGACAACTTGAAATGAATTTAGCTCTCATTCTTATGCATTAGttatatgaattaataaaaacgCTGTGAAAACTCATGGGTATAACTGTATTTGGTAGATAGGCAAACATGCTCATAAACaaaatgttatgttatatgaaaatgaaagaatgtgaaaaataattaataaagaaaatataagtgGCTCTACTGGATATTTTTACCAGGCTTACTCAGCCCACTTCATGTATAACCAGGCTTTGAGAGGCCTTAGTTATAGAGTAAAAGGCCTGGCAGACAGTTGTGGTGTTATTATCTTCGCTCTGTTCTCTGTAGCTTGGTCAAGTGTTACTGTCTTTGCTTGTGACAAAccttagaaaataaaagaaaaatgttgGAATCTTTGCCAATTAGCAATCATTAGCTTCATAGAAGAGACTGGAGCTGGAgcgaagaaaagaaggagaacaTTTTAGGATAATCGAAGATGGAATTCAGAGAAATCCGGTGCTCTAGATTAAGATTTGTTGTAGGCTTAGTGTTGTGCTGCACAATAATTAAAGAGGTAAGTGCCTCGATTCATGAGTACCGAAACGAAGCTTTTATTCCACGCTCCGATGGCTTCTTCTTCCATGGCGGCAGTGAAGGCCTCTACGCTTCTAAGGTTCAtgattcctcttcttcttcttctcctgaCAAACCCCTCCAAGGAAAGTCCTTCATCAGGTTCcgtcctttatttatttattttcaaattttatgaaTTGACTTTGAGCTTTTTAATTTTCTGCCTTTTCTGCTATTTCTTTTTTGATTTCTTATGATAGTTAGAAttcgtcttcttcttcattggttctctctctctctctctctctctctctatgtaTATACATGCTGATTGCTAATTTTAAGTTGTGATCAAGTGGATAATCAAGTAATTAAATGCTATTTAGTTATGGGTTGTGAACTCATGATCATCATGTTAAATGTCACTCGAATTTTGGAGATTCCTTTTTAAGAACACTTGAATTCTAAATATGGTTACAAAAAATTGATGCTTTTATACTCGTGAACCACTCATTTATACTCCCCTTCCTTAGTAGGACATTGGGTCGTTTATTGATTGCAGGTTTGAAGATGTCACCTTTGTGAGGACAAAGGAGGCTGCCAGTAAGCAGAATGAAATGCAGCAGAACACTGGATTGATAGAAGCCATCATATTTGAGGTGAAAGACAGGGAAAAGATTGGAGGGGCATTCCTAAAACTTAATGCCATATGCTGTCACCCTGCTGTTGCTCAGACCGGATCTTGTATGCTGGGAGAGGTAATTATTCAGAAAGACCAAGACAACCCAGAATGGCCTAAACGCATTCAAACATCCTTTGCTGGAAAAAATGAAGAAACTAAAATGAAACCTGAAACGGTGGAAATAAATAGTACTGGAATGTACTACCTTTATTTCATGTTTTGCAATCCAGACCTTAAGGGCACCTTGATCAAGGGGAGAACTGTGTGGAAGAACCCTAATGGTTATTTACCTGGGAAGATGACTCCTTTGATGACATTTTATGGAATTATGTCTTTGGCTTACCTTGCACTAGGACTAatctggtttttgaagtttgttCAATACTGGAAGGATGTTATACAGCTGCACTACCACATCACAGCAGTCATTGCACTTGGAATGTGTGAAACGGCTGTTTGGTATTTTGAGTATGCCAATTTTAATTCGACTGGATTAAGGCCAATGGGTGTTACATTGTGGGCTGTGACCTCTAGGACTGTGAAGAAGACCCTATCTCGCCTACTCCTTTTGGTTGTCTCTATGGGGTATGGTGTAGTAAAGCCAACCCTTGGGGGTTTAACATCAAGAGTGGTTCTTCTTGGTCTGATATATTTTATTGCCTCAGAGGCACTTGAGCTTGTTGAACATCTAGGGAACATCAATGACTTGTCTAAGAAAACTGAGCTATTTTTAGTGCTACCTGTTGCTTTCCTAGATTCCTGCTTTATTGTTTGGATTTTCTCCTCTCTATCAAAAACTTTGGAGAAGCTTCAGGTAATTATCTTCTTTCAACCTGACCTAAATGTTTCAAAAGTTAATGCATCTACTGATTTGATGTCTGATAAATGAAGTTTGGAAATGTGAGATATAGGTTAGTGGGTTTATCCTTTTGTCCTTGTTCATTGATCTTCATCTAGCACTTTGAAATTGTCTTATTTTTAACATAACTTTTGCCCCCTTTGCCTGGTGGGTACAGATGAGGAGGAACATGGCTAAACTAGATCTCTACCGAAAATTTACCAATTCTCTTGCAGTGTTTGTTCTGCTCTCCATAGCTTGGATTGGCTTTGAGGTGATACTTATGTTCTTATTACAGATCACCAATGAGTTTATCGATAATTAACATTTTCTGAATTCAGGATGTGCATTAACAGCTGAAATTGATAGGTATATATTTCATTATTCTTCTATTCAAAAGAATACTCATCCTCCTGGACCTCCTCTGGTTTTTGTTTTCTTAGCTCTACTTCAATGCAACTGACCCGCTAAGTGAGCTATGGCAAGTAGCCTGGATCATTCCTGCTTTCTGGACTCTGCTTGCATATTCTCTCTTGGTGGTGATATGTGTCCTATGGGCTCCTTCACCCAACCCAACTAGGTACTTTCTTTGACAAAACCTTCTCCTTTTGCTTCTACTTTTTGTCTCTTTTAAGTTCGTGCAAGACCTCAACTCTTTCTCATTAATCATGGAAATGCCAGGATTATGATACGTTTTCTAGATCATAATTGAGATCAAAGTCAAACTGCTTCAAATCTAATATCTCATTacgggtttttttttttttttttgaaaacagTAATGGAATGAATTCCTTTATAACGTTTGAAGCTTGAGTCATCTCCTTCTAATGGAGTAATTAGAGAATTTCATAGGACTATTGGAAGCAACAATGACAATTTACCTCAGGTTACAACTTAAAGATCTCAGTCCCAACACCAATGAAGTTGGGAGAAGGGATTTATTGGGATGGGGAGCGACCTGCCCCCCTCCCCCACAAATGCAGTTTTCAAATAGTCAGTAGACTTCCTTGTGGTTCAAGAAAAGAATGAGAAACATACTTGCATATGAAGgccaaaatttaaaatcatgTAGTTTAATGATCTTGTAACTAATATTCACATTAATCAGAGTATTTTCTTCAAAATGAAACCACACTGGCAAGCCGATGCAGAATTATGATTTGTGTTTTTCATTTCAGTGATATATATCTTTACTTGCTTCTTACAAGCTGGTGTTTTCTtgtattctttttcattttatgTGGTTGTTATAACAATACAGGACCTACATTTCTGCATTTAAATAAAGTTTCATAGCTTTCATCTTGATAAAACATGAAAGCATATTTGGCTTGATAGTATTGTTGCTTGAGGTGCCTATTAGGATGAAATCTATCATCTAAGTTTGTGAGGTGGGTTTTAGAAAATATGACTTGTGAAGTAGTGAATCATCCCTTTTGTATGGAAATTAACTGTGAGAAACTGCATCGTTTAAAGAAAATCGGCTCTGCTCTTTTTATGGAAGTTTTCTGTTGATGTCAAGTTCTATTTATTTGGTGTGTTCAAGCCCAATTCAGAAGGGCCAGATTCTAGAATCTGCTTCACCACCAGCTGCGTTTCTGTAAATATCTTAGCTGTTATAACGGTATTAGAGAAGAGAACAGTAACTTTTCATTCATTCTAGATTATTCACACAAGCTGTATATAAACACACATGtagtcaatatatttttcatcttATTCTCCTCTATACTAGTCTTGTTATTTTCATTAACAATGGAGGAATTCCTTTAGAATCATTTTATGAGACAAACTGTTTGTcgacttttttatattttttagttagaACACTTACTGAGCTCAAATGGCAACAATCACACCCTGTCCATGTCCTTCCAATGGTGGAAGCAAAAAGAAGCAACAAAGTAATTTTCAAAATAACAGCTAGTAACTGCTTGTGGACTTGTAGGTATGCATATTTAGAGGAGGCAGGCGAAGACTTCGACGAGGAGGGTATCTCGTTAACGAGCAGTGTGGATATGACGACTAAGCTAGAACGGAAAGGGCTGGGAGAAGATCTTGAGGAGGATAAGCGAGAGTAGATGAATATCACACAGCACAAAGGTGAATTCCCTGCTAAAGCTACAGTTGTATATCCAGGAATTTCACTCTAAAATGTGATGAGCAATTTGTGTTGTATGTACAAAACCTTGTGAAATTGGAAGTTGCAAGATAGAAGAGTTTGATGTGACTTAAAGATTACAGCTAACTCCTGAGGAATGAAACAATAAGAACAATTTAGTTTTAGGCATTAATCCCAAACTAGTTGGCTCAGCTACGTGGATACATTTTCGGCTCTGTTAAACTCTGAAACAAACCAAAAACAAGTTGTACTTCTATTCTTATGGTTGATGCCTTGTTTGGAGGTGTctgcagatttttttttttttctttttctttttctctcgaAGGTCACAGAAAATCCATTAAAATTCTCAAGGCTTATAGAAAAACATAGAAGGCTTAAAGGAAAGAAGCTATTAAGGCTCTAACatatacaaaataaaagaaCCAGACCTACAAGTCTAAGCTTACAATAAGGAATTGTAAGCTCCAGGTCCATAAGTCCAAGTCCACAAGAAGGAAGTGCTAAACTGAGTAGAGAAGACTTCCGGTTTGATTTGgttagacaaaaaaaaaacagttcagAAAATTggttttatacttttatttgaatgaagaaaaaacataaattaaaattatgaaataaataaatgagttgacaaattatttattttattattattatttatgtcATGAGTTATGAAAGGAAGTCCAATCCACGGGACTCCCGTTCCGTCAGCAGTCTCCTTTTGCGTGCGAATAATAGTTTATACAAGGAAACTCAACTCAGATATTCTATTGCAGACGGATATAATCTCTATGAATCAAGCTCAGTGCTCTTCCAAGATAACTCAAGTCTCTTCACacataattgaattttttttttctttactgaTCTGATTCTCCAAAAGAAAAAATCTTCCAACCCTTTCAGTTCTTATCCTTTGCTTCTCTAGCAAAAGATCTTTGTTGATAGAGATAGCGACTGAGAGGTGTTTTCGCctgtaattttgaattttgatagaTTATATTCATTCCACTTTTCTAAAATCCGCCTTTAAATATGAAATCTTCCTGAAAAATTGcttctataatttatttattccaAGTATAATTCTGAAATGTGCATTTAATTTTAGGCAATAGATTTGGCTTCTTGTTTGTTTGTGCTTGTACAACTTGTGCAAAAGGGAATggcattaaaatttttaataatttggttGCTTTGAGTAATGGGCATTTGTTGATTTTTCCTTGGTTAATTACTTGAGAAAAGAATACGAGTCACCACCACCATCATCATGGAGGTAGTCCATACGACGATCCCTTCTTGTCGTGTTGTTGCCGCCCTTGCTTGCTTGTATCTCCATTTTCGGCGGGGTTGGGAGATGCATATATGCAGCTTGATATCCTCTCTTGCGGTGCTTTGGATAGAAAGAGTTCCGACTAAAGAAATTTTATcagaatgaaaatttattttatttttaatatgagtATAGTATAAATAAATACAAGAGAGTTTATACAAATATTTCAATCAATATAAAGTTAACAGAGTTATAATAGAAGATAAATTCAAGTGGTTGATTTTGATTATGATTCCAAAATCGAATCAACATTATCTCTAGTAGAGTTATAACAGAAGATGAATTCAAGTGATTGATTTTGATTATGATTCCAAAATCGAACCAATATTATCTCTAATACTCCTCTGCAAGATTGAGGATCCATCATAGAAATCAATCTTAAACCTGTTAATATGAAACTTTACATTTGTTAAAGGTTTTGTCAATAAATCAGCTAATTGATTATTGGACAAAATATGGGAAATACGAAGAGTTTCTTATTGAACCAAATCACGAACAAAGTGAATAACTATTTCAAGATGTTTAATCTTGGAATGAAAAACAAGATTCTAATACGTATATATCGTAGATATGTTATCACAGTAGATGATCGACGATGGTACCTTATAGCCGAGTTTAGTTAGTAAGGACTTAACCCATTGAACTTCAACTACTGTTGAAGCTATTACCTTATATTCAGCTTTTGTATTGGACCAAGCAACTGTTCGTTGCTTTTTAGAACTCCAACTTATCGGTATTTTGCTGAGTTGAAGTTCTATTCGAAGGATCTCCTACCTCATCTGCATTTGAAAAGGCATGAAAAGCAAGTTTTAATTGAGAGGTGATAGTAATACCGGAATCAATAGTGGACTTGAGGTATCGGAGCAGCTGTTTCAAGGTTAGCCGGTGCAACTGATTCGGATGTTGCATAAAATGTGATAACTTATTAACCGTAAAAGTAATATTCGGTCTAGTAAGACTAAAATACTGTAATCCTCAAATTAATTTCTGATAAGTAGTAAGATCCACAACAGAAAATCTAGAAACTGATTTCCTTAAGTTGCTATCTACGACAATTAGAGTAGACACTGCTTTAGCCCCATCCATATTACCTATTTCTAGAAGCTTTCGGATATAATGATGTTGTGAAAGAAATAGACCATTTGTCATTTGATGAACATCCACACCAAGAAACAATGACAGGGTCTAAGGGTCTTTCAACGAAAACTTATTTCTTAGAGCTTGAACAAACCAAATTACAAACGATGAATCATTCCCTATTATAATGAGATTATCTACATACACAACAAAATAACAACAAATATTTCATtttcgattaaaaaaaaaaaaaaggaatgatCACATTAAGATAACTGAAATCCATATTGTATAATGAAAGACCAAAGAGCTTAATACCATGCTCTAGGTGCCTGCTTCAAGCCATAAAGAGTCTTAAGAAACTTACACACATGATGAGACTTTGAAGGATTTTTATATCTAGGCAGTTGTTGCATAAAGACCTCCTCCTGCAAAGGACCATGTAGAAATGCATTGTTAATGTCAAGCTATATTAATGGCCAAGAATTTGAAACTGCCAAGATTAGCACTATTCAAATTATAACTGGTTTCACTACTGGGCTGAATGTCTTATTGTAATCAAGTCCTGGCCTTTGATTATATCCATGAGCTATCAATCTGGCCTTATATTATTGTATAGAGCCATCCGCATTTCTTTTAACCCTGTAAATCCACTTACAACCAACCAGATTATGATGAGACTCAGATAAAACAAGAATCCAAGTTTTATTATCAAGCAAGGTATTAAATTCATTCGACATAGCATTACGCCACTCAGGAACAGCTAAAGTCTATTTGACTGTTGTTGGTTCTGGTATTTCAAGTAATGGGTGTTTGGAGacatgatttaaaattttgagttttcGAATATTGTTCTTTGAACGTATAATCATGGGATGATTATTCACGGTTGGGAGAACGATATTCGGCAAtggaggtgtaacgacccggaaacaggaccgctaccggcgctaggatccagatcggcataaggccgctgggacccgtagcaagcctgacttacatcctgtatacctgttaaatcccatacatgatcaaacatatgcataaaaattttgaactttctcattcattcaCAAAGCTTAATATGTGCATACACAACTCATAACCAAAAacattaaaccccacactggagccctcatcaaatgctccaatggggtaacatatcatacattaagcttggtttacataaacataaataaaacatttcattaataagatcatgtatcaaaaagggattaaccaacatactagggtcaagcacaactctaaactcaATATAACTCTTAACATTACATTTcagtactatactttacattatatcattctcatgtccacatctagctattacataaaacataactttactcttggtggcttcctgatctatcccgtacctgcaaacctgggggtgatgggaacggggtgagctactagagcccagtgagcagaataataaaacattatatttaaaattcatgctttcatggaatgcatcacatcacaaacaaatcacatcaaggatggacttgtcaccatttagccctctacacaatccaatcatgccaggggcgtagtgcaggccacacctggtctttctcttacacataacatatcatacatatccaatcgtgtcgggggcgtagtgcagaccacacccggactttctcttacagtgtgctaggggcgtagtgcaggccacacctggacttccatatcatatcataacatacaagggctaatggatcattcaatacccatccacatcaacatcaagatatgcaatgcaacatattcgtgaattctaatgcaaacaacctaatatatctcatggcatttgtgatgcatgaacatgctcgaaactgatttatttactttgaaacataagagttattctactcaccttaggctagctctgaaaagactcggaagcagctatctcactgctggggtcctcggttcctcgggtctgaacctacacaggtggactcaaatgagggaccaaacatacaagaacatgactctaaaatactccccaaaaaccccctaaaacaccttaaaacaatcatagaaatcatgcaaaggaaggctgaacagggcactttcggcggcaggttcggcagccgaaagtccctccagagccgaaagtcatgcaccttcggcagcactttcggcggccgaaggttccttccagatcagaaactcatgcatgttcggcggcaccttcggcggccgaaactcccttccagagccgaaagtccactttcggaggcaggg includes:
- the LOC110620935 gene encoding transmembrane protein 87B isoform X1 produces the protein MEFREIRCSRLRFVVGLVLCCTIIKEVSASIHEYRNEAFIPRSDGFFFHGGSEGLYASKVHDSSSSSSPDKPLQGKSFIRFEDVTFVRTKEAASKQNEMQQNTGLIEAIIFEVKDREKIGGAFLKLNAICCHPAVAQTGSCMLGEVIIQKDQDNPEWPKRIQTSFAGKNEETKMKPETVEINSTGMYYLYFMFCNPDLKGTLIKGRTVWKNPNGYLPGKMTPLMTFYGIMSLAYLALGLIWFLKFVQYWKDVIQLHYHITAVIALGMCETAVWYFEYANFNSTGLRPMGVTLWAVTSRTVKKTLSRLLLLVVSMGYGVVKPTLGGLTSRVVLLGLIYFIASEALELVEHLGNINDLSKKTELFLVLPVAFLDSCFIVWIFSSLSKTLEKLQMRRNMAKLDLYRKFTNSLAVFVLLSIAWIGFELYFNATDPLSELWQVAWIIPAFWTLLAYSLLVVICVLWAPSPNPTRYAYLEEAGEDFDEEGISLTSSVDMTTKLERKGLGEDLEEDKRE
- the LOC110620935 gene encoding uncharacterized protein C26H5.07c isoform X2 yields the protein MEFREIRCSRLRFVVGLVLCCTIIKEVSASIHEYRNEAFIPRSDGFFFHGGSEGLYASKVHDSSSSSSPDKPLQGKSFIRFEDVTFVRTKEAASKQNEMQQNTGLIEAIIFEVKDREKIGGAFLKLNAICCHPAVAQTGSCMLGEVIIQKDQDNPEWPKRIQTSFAGKNEETKMKPETVEINSTGMYYLYFMFCNPDLKGTLIKGRTVWKNPNGYLPGKMTPLMTFYGIMSLAYLALGLIWFLKFVQYWKDVIQLHYHITAVIALGMCETAVWYFEYANFNSTGLRPMGVTLWAVTSRTVKKTLSRLLLLVVSMGYGVVKPTLGGLTSRVVLLGLIYFIASEALELVEHLGNINDLSKKTELFLVLPVAFLDSCFIVWIFSSLSKTLEKLQVIIFFQPDLNVSKVNASTDLMSDK
- the LOC110620043 gene encoding WRKY DNA-binding transcription factor 70; its protein translation is MESCWPENLPSDRRKAIDELVKGREFANQLKAFLCDSAGDDGSMTAEDLVVKILNTFTSSLSILNRVETDAVSQFPASTQVGSPFWDGRKSEDSEESSKSTSTRKDRRGCYKRRRTSQSWVRESSVLVDDGHAWRKYGQKVILNAKHPRNYFRCTHKFDQGCQATKQVQRIEDEPPMYRTTYYGHHTCKNLVKPCHLFLDASDDADATESSMLLSFNSSANGNGHLHHDHPTNKQDTPIFSSFRSIKQEYNNELPRNDDHHLTHKQSSSSDYLVTLEDTFDPADVISGVNSSCSTSTTTAHHSSDIDMIGTSVHNLFDDGLECYFDYQ